The Allocoprobacillus halotolerans nucleotide sequence TTGGAAGGTATCTTCGATCAATTTTATACAATTTATTTGTTAATCATCAGTTTGATATTCCTTTATATGACTTTAGTATTGGCTATGGTTCTGATATTTTGACGTCTTTACATTATTATGTAATGGGTGATCCGTTGAATCTTTTATCAGTATTTGTTAGTTCAAAATACACTGAATATTTATATGCTTTTTTAGTTGTTTTACGCTTATATCTATCAGGATTATCTTTTTCGTATTATTGTTTTCAATTAAAAAAAGATAGTAAGTCAACTTTAGTGGGTGCATTAACATACATTTTTTGTGGATATGTAATTTTTGCAAGTGTAAGACATCCTTATTTTATTAATCCAATGATTTATTTACCTTTATTGTTATTGGGAACTGAAAGAATATTACATAATCGATCTCCAAAATTGTTTATAATTGTATTGACAATATCAGCAATTAGTAATTTTTATTTTTTGTATATGTTATGTTTAGTGGTGTTTATATATGCTGTGATACGTTTCTTATTTATTTATCATTTTAAAGTTAAGCTTGGTATAAAATATTTTTTTAAATTTGTAACGAATGGAGTTATTGCTTTATGTATGTCAGCATTCATTTTGTTGCCTGTAATATATTTTTTCTTTCAAACAGCAAGAAGTGAGTATAAAATAGCTTTTGATAGCTTTTATAGTTTATCTTACTATTTATCATGTTTTTTAAATTTTAATTCATACAATTTTGCTGAATATTGGACGATATTTGGTTATAATTCTTTAAGTTTATTATGTGTATTTATACTTTTTATAAGAAAAGGAAATTATTCTTTAAAAATAGGGTTTATTATATCAACGTTATTTATATGTTTACCATATGCTGGATATGTGTTTAATGGTTTTTCTTATGTGAGTAATAGATGGGAATTTGCATATTCATTTGTGATTGCTTTGATTACTTGTTCTATGTTTCAACGTCTTTTTACAATGGAAAAGAAGGAATGTATATTAACAGGACTTTTTGTTTTCATCTATATTTTTATAGCCGGTTTATTTTCGGAAACAAGAAATTTTAATTTTATAATATCTGCTATTATTTTGATTATGACATACATTATACTACTTATTAGAAATAGATTATGGTTTAATCAGAAAATAGGTTTATCTTTAAATCGTATATCTTTGATCTGTATTATTGCTTTATTAATATCAAATGTTTCTGTTAATGCTTATTATAAATATTCACCACAACATTTAAATTATATAAAGGAATTTGTTGATGCGAAGAAGGGATTTTCAAATCTCACAAAGACAAGAGCTCAGGTTATTAAGAAACTTAATGACTCTACTTTTTATAGGTATGATGAAACGAATTTTGGTAAATATTATTTAACAAATACTTCGTTACAGCAAAGACAAAAATCTATATCCTTTTTTTATAGTTTAGGAAGTGGATATATTACAGATTATTTTATGGAAATGCAAAATATAAATGCGTTGAGTTCAATATATACAGGAGTGAACTATCGTGCTTATTTAGATGCATTAGCATCTGTAAAATATTTTGCTGCAGAAAAAAATCAAGAACAGTATAGACCTTATGGTTTTGATAAGAAAGTTTATGATTCAGAGAAATTTTCTGTTTTTCAAAGTGATTTATATTTACCATTAGGCTATACATATAATCAACAAATTTCACAAAAAGATTTTAATAATGCTTCAGCTATAGAAAAACAGCAGATGCTTATGCAAGGTGTCTATATTGATGATGATATTCAGTCATTTCAGTTAAATAATGCTCAAGTGTCTTTAGCTAATCAACAAGTTCCTTATCAAATTGTACATAGTGATGGTATTAGAAAAACAACGCAAGGTTTTGATGTTATAAAAAAGAATGCTAAATTAACAATACGTTTTAATCCTGTTGTAGAAAGTGAACTTTATTTATTATTCCATGATTTATCATTTTTGCCTTATAAGAACGAAAAAGAAAAATATGTAAATCAAGCTAAAATAAGTATTTCGTCACATAATATCAAGGATACGATTATACTGAAGAATAAATATCATACATATTATAATGGAACGGAAAATTTTTTAATGAATTTAGGATATTCAAGAGAGAATAGGAATGAGATAACTATTGAGTTTAAGACTATAGGAAGTTATATTTGTAAAGATATGAGTGTAGAAACTTTACCAATGAAACAGTTTGATTATCAAGTCAAAGAATTAAAAGAAAATTGTTTAGAAAATGTAGAGATGGGCGTAAATACCGTTTCAGGTACTATTCATACAGAGGAAAATAAATTTCTTTGTTTTTCTATACCTTATAGTGATGGCTGGAAAGCATATGTTAATGGCAAAGAAGTTGAATTATATCGAGCAAATATAATGTACATGGGATTACCATTAGAAAAAGGTAAACATACGATTCAATTAGTCTATTCTACTCCTTATTTAAAACAGGGAGTTATTATAAGTGGTATAGGTATTATAAGTTTTCTTGGAATAATTTATTATGAAAGAAAAAAGAAAATTATTCGTATTTGTTAAATGTATGGGTTATTCATAAAAAGTTTTTGATAACAATTTTTGAATAAGGATATTGTATGAGAATCCTTTTTATTCAGAAATCTTATAAAATATTTCATGTAAAATTTAATTGATAATCAGCCAATATATACTAAAGAGATAAGAAATTATACTTTTCTTGTCTTTTTATTTTCTAGTGTAGCTATGATATTTTATATGAATTGTTTATTTTATTTAGCATATGTTTTAAGAAGAGTCATAGGAAATCATGTGAATTCATAATAAGTTCTTTTTTAATCATTCAAAAGATGTTAAAATAGATATAAAGTTATAGGAGATTGAATATGGGATTACAGAAAATCATATTAAATATTGTTTTAAAAATCGAAGCTTTTTTTATTTCTTTTTTAAGATAAAAAATAATAGAATAACATTCATTTCTTTAGAAGCAGATCACCTGGTATCTGACTTTTTAAAAATTTATCAACAATTACCTCAAGAAGATTATGATATACGTTTATGTTTGATTCATTATCATAAGAATTTATGGGGACAGTTTTTATATTTTATAAATTGTATGAAACAATTATATTATGTTTATACTTCAAGAATTATCTTTTTACATGACAATAACTATGTTGTTTCACACTTTAAAAGAGAAGGCGTTCAAGTCATTCAAGTATGGCATGCCTGTGGTGCTATTAAAAAGTTTGGAAATGTCATTGAAAGACAATACCCAATTCGTAACTATGATTATGTTTTAGCAACGTCATTATTTTGGAAAGAGCCTTATCACCAAGCTTTTTCTGTTGATGCTAATCATGTTTTACCTATTGGATTACCAAGAACAGATGAATTATTCGACCAAGAATGGATAGAAAAGAAAAAGCTTGAATTGTATCACAAATATCCATCTTTGAAAAATAAGAAAGTTATTTTATATGCACCAACATTTAGGGGAAACATATATAAAGGTTTTTCTGCTATTGAATTTGATGCCAAAAAAATAATGGATTGTTTAGGTCATGACTATGTCCTTATCTATAAATTTCATCCTTTAATGGGAAATTATATGTTAGGGGATGGAGATTCAATTATCAATATGAATCATGAAGATACTCATGAATTGTTTTGTATCAGTGATTATTTGATTTCTGATTATTCGTCTATTGTTTTTGATTTTATGATTTTAGAAAAACCAATTCTTTTCTATGTCCCAGATTTAGAACAATATTCAAAGGATTTAGGTGTTTTTGTAGATATTAGAGAATTGGGGTATCCAGTTTGTTATAGTGAAAAAGAGGCTGTTCAAGCCATTCAATCAAACTGGCAAGATACACATATATTAAAAACAATGAAAAATCGATTTTTTGATATTCAAGATGGTAAAAGTACATTACGTGTTAAACAATTGGTAGAAAAATTATGTGGAATGGAGAATGATGAAAATGAGTAAAGTAGCAATCATTGGGACAGGCACTTGGGGTATAGCTCTCGCAAATATGTTAAGTGAAAATCACCAAGTGAAAGCATGGTCAGCAATTCCAGAAGAAATTGAATATATTCAAAAATATCACAAACATCCTAAATTGAAAGATGTTCATATTTTTGAAAGTATTGAACTTTCTTTAGATTTATCTCAAACATTGGATGATGTTGAGGTCATTGTTATGGCTGTTCCTTCTGTATTTGTAAGACAAACAACTCAAAAAATTGTACCTTATTTGAAAAAAGAACACATTATTGTAGATGTCGCTAAAGGAATGGAAGCTAAGACATTGATGACAATGTCAGAAATTATATACTCTGAAATATCTAGTCAAATGGAGTTTGAGTATGGACATATTGTTGCTTTATCAGGACCAACTCATGCTGAGGAAGTTTCAATAGGGTTACCATCCACAATTGTATCGGCTTCAACTAATGAAAATATCGCCAAAAGAGTACAAGATATTTTTACAACGCCTTATATGCGTGTTTATACGAATCAAGATATTAAAGGTGTAGAAGTTTGTGGCTCTATGAAAAATATTATCGCATTGGCAGCCGGAATTTCACATGGCTTGGGTTATGGTGATAATGCTATTGCAGCATTAGTGACAAGAGGTATTCATGAGATTTCACGTTTAGGAATTGCCATGGGTTGTTCGATTCACACGTTTTATGGCTTGGCAGGATTAGGTGATTTGGTTGTTACTTGTACCAGCAAAAATAGTCGTAATAATCAATGTGGAACATTTATTGGACAGGGATATGAAGTGAGTGAAGCCATACAAAAAGTTGGGATGGTTGTAGAAGGGATTAATGCTTTAGATGCAGCTGAACTTTTAAGTGTTCGCTATCATGTGGAATTACCTATTATTCGAGCAGTTTATGATGTTGTTAAATTTGGATTGAATCCAAAAGTTTCAGTACAAAGATTGTTCCAACGTAGAAGTAAATCTGAAATTCCATTTTCTATTTTGGAACTTGTTCATGAAAATATGGAAATGAAAAATAAAAGAGGTGTAAAAATGAAAAGAGTGATTACATATGGAACATTTGATCTTTTGCATTATGGACATATCAATTTATTAAGACGTGCGAAAGCTTTAGGAGATTATTTAATCGTTGCTTTATCAACAGATGAATTTGTCAAACTCCAAAAATATAAAGATTGTTATTTTAGTTATGCTGAAAGAAAATCTTTATTAGAAGCGATGAGGTATGTTGATTTAGTTATTCCAGAAGAAAATTGGGATCAGAAAAAGAAGATTGTCAACAATATCATATTGATGTTTTTGTGATGGGAGATGACTGGCAAGGACAGTTTGATTATTTACAAGATCAAGGCGTTGAAGTTATTTATCTGCCAAGAACACCAGAAATATCAACAACACGTATTAAAAACGACTTACATGAATAAAGACTTTTCGAAGTCTTTTTTATATACAGATAATTATTCATTGTGTTCTATTTTTTGCAATTCTTCATATACTATTTGTATGACAGGAGGACATTATGAATAGGGGAGAAATATATTATGCAGATTTATCACCAGTAATAGGCAGTGAGCAAGGTGGATATAGACCAGTTTTGATACTGCAAAACAATAAAGGAAATAAATATTCTACAACTGTTATCGTGGCACCCATTTCTTCAAGAATGACCAAAAATGATTTACCAACACATGTTATTATTGAAACACCTTTTTTAGAGAAAAAATCAGTCATTCTTTTAGAACAAATTCGTACTATTGATAAAAAAAGAATAGATGAACGTTTAGGCATATTATCAGAATCATTCATGGAAAAGGTTAATCAGGCTATTAAAACAAGTTTAGACATTAAATAGCAGATATGCTATAATGTTAGAAATACGAGGAGTGATAAAATGAATATACAAAAAATAAAAGCAAGAGCCGGGCAAATTCAAAATCTCAATAGAGCTCAATATATGCGTATTCTCTTAATGCTTGTCTTACTTGAGTTAATACCTAATTTATTTGATATAGGAGAAGATATTTTATCTCGCTTGCTTTATCTTATAATCAGCATTGCTTTTATAGCAGTGGCTCATGGTTATGTTATAAGTTCACTAAAGATGGTTAGAAATCAATCACAGATGTTAGCAGATGATGATGCTTTTGTAGGATTCAAACGTTTTAAAGAATTGTTTTCTACATATTTATTAACAAATATCGTTACAATTGTATTAGGAATGGTTGCGATGTTTATTTTAACAGTTTTTTTAGGTATCATTATAGGTTCTACTGCAGGATTACCTAGTGAAGCTGTTCTTTTGAATGATTATACACAGATTGTTTCTTATTTAACAAATTTACCTGTTTCAATTTTAGCAACTTTTATGCTATTTTACTTGTTGTTAATTGTTATTGTTTTTGTCATATCTTCATATATGTTTGCAGTTCCATATTTATTAGAAAGATATCATATGACAAACTTAAATGCGATTAAAGAATCATTCCGTTTGATGAAAGGTCATATTTTAGATTTCATTAAATTGAATCTTTCATTTTTAGGATGGATGGTATTGATTATCTTGGTTCAAAGTTTCATAGGAGGATTTTTAGCTTTCTTGCCTGTTTTAGGTTCACTTATAGCAGCTATTATCGCAGGTGTCATCAGTGTTTATACTTATATGCCACGTTATCAGTTATCTAGAGCTATTTTCTTTGAAGAATTAGCATATTATCGTTATGAACAAAATCAGTCATATGATGGAGATGAACAACATGTTTAATAAAAATTTTAGTAGAAGGGTTCCTTCACAAGCCAAATGGATGTTTATTCTTGTTATTTTACCTCTTTATGTTTATTGTGGTTCACTGATTTTAAGTGCTTTGTTTAAATTCTTGATTATACAATTTCATTTTGAATATGATTATAACCAGATTAATGCTTATCTAAATCTTGTTTTTGATCTTATTTTGCTGCTTTTAGCAGGATGGCTACTTAAAGATAGTATGATAGCACAATGGAAGGACTTTAAGAAAAATATTAAGAATAATTTACTTCAAGGCTGTGTTATAGGTGTTTTACTGATTTATGCTTGTCAAATTATTGGAGGATTATTAACACTGGCATTAGGTGGAAATCAATCAAGTGAGAATCAAGAACTGATTGAATCTATCACAGCATCTTATCCTATTTTAATGATTTTTGTATCGTGTGTTTTAGCACCAATTGTAGAAGAAATGTTATTTAGAGGTATTGTTTTTGGTTGGATTTATGAATGGAATCCTCAAATAGCCCATTTCATTTCGTCATTTATATTTGGATTTATTCATATTATGGCAGCTGTATTGACTGGAGATATGTCTGAGTGGGTACAGATTTTCTCTTATTGTTTTATGGGATTTGTATTAAGTTATTTATATGAAAAGAATAATAATATTTATGTCCCTATATTATCTCATATGATGAATAATATCATTTCTATGTGCATTGTTTTACTTTAGAAGATAAGGTTTTTGAATTATATCAAAAGCCTTTTATTATATCTAAAAAAAGAAACCAGCAAGGTTTCTAAATACAATAAATAATGATACCAATACTGATACCTAAAATCATTCCACAAATAACATCACTTAAAAAATGAACAAATAAATAAATTCTTGAAAGACCAGTTAAAAAAGCAAAGAGATAAGCAAAAATACCTAAAGTAGGAAAGAAGAGAAAAAGAACTGTACTACAAGCAAAAGCTGAAGTTGTATGACTGGAAGGAAATGAAGTGTCATGAGGTGTTGGGATAAGTAATTGGATATCTGGATAAAGATGACAAGGACGTTTTCTTTGAATCAGTGATTTGATTGTGATTTGCCCTATCAGTGCAGAGGCTATTAGAGCCATTAATATATGAATAGCCATGGAACGCATAGCAGGATTCAAAAAAGAGATGCCCGTTACAATCAACCATATAATACCAAAATTTCCACAAGAACTAATAAATTTCATGGTATTATTTAAAATAGAATGCTGGTATAAATGGGTCATATAAAATGATAAACGAAGATCAAGGCGATGGATATTATGAAGTATGGTTTTCATTGTCAGAATCTCTCCTTAAGATATAAATGATGATTTTAATAAAGCTAATAAGAATAATTTGGAAGATAAAGATGTTAAAGAGTTGAACACCATCTAAAGAAAACATTTGATTATGGATTAGATAATTCTGATAATCTGGAATCATAGGAATTAATGTATGTAAACTATTGAAAAAGACTCTAAAACAAGATTCAACCATAGCATAATAACCTTGAAAAATCAAAGTGAGAATATGGAAAATATGTTCTTGGTTTTCAAATTGTGGAATAAAGGCAATATAAACAATAATACCTATAAAAATGATTAAAAAAGAAGTTGCTATAATATAAATCAAATTAAAAATAATATCAAGCCATGAAAAAGATGATTCTTCATCCCATTCTTCTTCATCTTCACTTAAATTAGTGAATTCCTCATCTTCTGTTTCAATAACAGGAGGTGATTTTTTCTTATAATTAATCTGTGATAATAGAGCTGTTAATTCCTCTTCTTCTTGAGCATTTAAAGCAGAAAAAGTTTTGGTTTTCATAGGTTCATCAGGCTTTTCATTGCTAGTTGTTTCTTGTGTTTGAATAGAAATTTCAGGCTCTTGTTCAACTTCCTCATCATCAAAATGAAAAGTTTTTCGAGGATGTGTTTTTTGCATATAAACACTTCCATCTTTAACAACAGGTTCATTTAAATGTGATAAATGATAAGCATAAGTTTGATGAACAATCTGATTTAATTGAGAATCATCAGGATAATCATTCTCCCATTTATCTTTGACTTGATCTAATTCTTTTTTAGACATATGTTTATTCATTCCTAAAAGCGCTGAATACATATCTATTTCATTATATCGGTCAAACAACAAAGTATTAAAAACTTCAAAAAAATTATGACAAGTCTGATAAGATGTTTCTTTTTCATATGTACCCGCTGACTTTAAATCCTCACAGAAAATAACATTCATATGTAATCGATTGCTAGCTTTATTTAAAGCTTCAAATGAAGAAATAACTAAAGTGTTTTCAGGTTTTATTTGAAAATGTTCTATAACATTTTCAAGTATTTCAGTACTTGGAAGAGGCATACTAATCATGTCACTTCCAATAATATAGTCAACTTTACGCACGATATTCGCCATTGATAAATATTTTTTGGCATCTTTACTACGATGGGTTGAGATAATTGCCACAGGAATATTTTTTTGATGAAGATATTCAACCAGCTCCAAGAATCCTTCTTTAGGTTTCAATCCTTTATATGTTAAATATTGCAACATTTCTCTTTCTATTTTCGCATTAAAGAGTCCTTCGCTCATGACTTGTTGGATAGGAGTGTTATGATACATATCATACATATTTGAAAGATGATGATAGAAATCATCAAGGGAATATTGAAGTTTATGACTTTCACAAAAATGGTGTGTGTAATTATATCTATATCTATTTAAATCAAAAATAGTACCATCCAATGGAATAATCACCAATTGAATATTTTCAATAGATTGCTTATACATCATCTCACCACCTTTATGTGTAACATTATATCAAATATTATATAAATATTCCATTTAAATATCTTGATTTTTAATGAAGTTTAGTGTATTATATATTCGTTAATCATCTCTCCGTAGCTCAGCTGGCAGAGCATCTGACTCTTAATCAGAGGGTCCACGGTTCGATCCCGTGCGGGGAGACCAGTAAACAAATACCGAAAAACATTGTTTATATCAGTGCTTTTCGGTTTTTATTTGCTTAAACATAACACGTGAAGTAGACTAAAGTTTATGAAAACTTGCTATTTTTTAGCTATTTTCCTTAAATGTTTTCTTATTTTTATAGAAATAATTTGAAATAAACAATAAGTAATGAATCTTAGATATTTACATAATCTTAATATAAAATTTATAAAAAATCGCTTTATATAAAATCTAGTTTTGTTA carries:
- a CDS encoding HAD hydrolase-like protein, translated to MYKQSIENIQLVIIPLDGTIFDLNRYRYNYTHHFCESHKLQYSLDDFYHHLSNMYDMYHNTPIQQVMSEGLFNAKIEREMLQYLTYKGLKPKEGFLELVEYLHQKNIPVAIISTHRSKDAKKYLSMANIVRKVDYIIGSDMISMPLPSTEILENVIEHFQIKPENTLVISSFEALNKASNRLHMNVIFCEDLKSAGTYEKETSYQTCHNFFEVFNTLLFDRYNEIDMYSALLGMNKHMSKKELDQVKDKWENDYPDDSQLNQIVHQTYAYHLSHLNEPVVKDGSVYMQKTHPRKTFHFDDEEVEQEPEISIQTQETTSNEKPDEPMKTKTFSALNAQEEEELTALLSQINYKKKSPPVIETEDEEFTNLSEDEEEWDEESSFSWLDIIFNLIYIIATSFLIIFIGIIVYIAFIPQFENQEHIFHILTLIFQGYYAMVESCFRVFFNSLHTLIPMIPDYQNYLIHNQMFSLDGVQLFNIFIFQIILISFIKIIIYILRRDSDNENHTS
- a CDS encoding type II toxin-antitoxin system PemK/MazF family toxin, with translation MNRGEIYYADLSPVIGSEQGGYRPVLILQNNKGNKYSTTVIVAPISSRMTKNDLPTHVIIETPFLEKKSVILLEQIRTIDKKRIDERLGILSESFMEKVNQAIKTSLDIK
- a CDS encoding CDP-glycerol glycerophosphotransferase family protein, whose amino-acid sequence is MVSDFLKIYQQLPQEDYDIRLCLIHYHKNLWGQFLYFINCMKQLYYVYTSRIIFLHDNNYVVSHFKREGVQVIQVWHACGAIKKFGNVIERQYPIRNYDYVLATSLFWKEPYHQAFSVDANHVLPIGLPRTDELFDQEWIEKKKLELYHKYPSLKNKKVILYAPTFRGNIYKGFSAIEFDAKKIMDCLGHDYVLIYKFHPLMGNYMLGDGDSIINMNHEDTHELFCISDYLISDYSSIVFDFMILEKPILFYVPDLEQYSKDLGVFVDIRELGYPVCYSEKEAVQAIQSNWQDTHILKTMKNRFFDIQDGKSTLRVKQLVEKLCGMENDENE
- a CDS encoding CPBP family intramembrane glutamic endopeptidase yields the protein MFNKNFSRRVPSQAKWMFILVILPLYVYCGSLILSALFKFLIIQFHFEYDYNQINAYLNLVFDLILLLLAGWLLKDSMIAQWKDFKKNIKNNLLQGCVIGVLLIYACQIIGGLLTLALGGNQSSENQELIESITASYPILMIFVSCVLAPIVEEMLFRGIVFGWIYEWNPQIAHFISSFIFGFIHIMAAVLTGDMSEWVQIFSYCFMGFVLSYLYEKNNNIYVPILSHMMNNIISMCIVLL
- a CDS encoding NAD(P)H-dependent glycerol-3-phosphate dehydrogenase, whose product is MSKVAIIGTGTWGIALANMLSENHQVKAWSAIPEEIEYIQKYHKHPKLKDVHIFESIELSLDLSQTLDDVEVIVMAVPSVFVRQTTQKIVPYLKKEHIIVDVAKGMEAKTLMTMSEIIYSEISSQMEFEYGHIVALSGPTHAEEVSIGLPSTIVSASTNENIAKRVQDIFTTPYMRVYTNQDIKGVEVCGSMKNIIALAAGISHGLGYGDNAIAALVTRGIHEISRLGIAMGCSIHTFYGLAGLGDLVVTCTSKNSRNNQCGTFIGQGYEVSEAIQKVGMVVEGINALDAAELLSVRYHVELPIIRAVYDVVKFGLNPKVSVQRLFQRRSKSEIPFSILELVHENMEMKNKRGVKMKRVITYGTFDLLHYGHINLLRRAKALGDYLIVALSTDEFVKLQKYKDCYFSYAERKSLLEAMRYVDLVIPEENWDQKKKIVNNIILMFL
- a CDS encoding YfhO family protein; the encoded protein is MSNYLLKWNEYKEKRPFKAYFIMFTLLFFITIFLFYASFIFNEKSFIWKGSTKDGLVQHYNALMYFGRYLRSILYNLFVNHQFDIPLYDFSIGYGSDILTSLHYYVMGDPLNLLSVFVSSKYTEYLYAFLVVLRLYLSGLSFSYYCFQLKKDSKSTLVGALTYIFCGYVIFASVRHPYFINPMIYLPLLLLGTERILHNRSPKLFIIVLTISAISNFYFLYMLCLVVFIYAVIRFLFIYHFKVKLGIKYFFKFVTNGVIALCMSAFILLPVIYFFFQTARSEYKIAFDSFYSLSYYLSCFLNFNSYNFAEYWTIFGYNSLSLLCVFILFIRKGNYSLKIGFIISTLFICLPYAGYVFNGFSYVSNRWEFAYSFVIALITCSMFQRLFTMEKKECILTGLFVFIYIFIAGLFSETRNFNFIISAIILIMTYIILLIRNRLWFNQKIGLSLNRISLICIIALLISNVSVNAYYKYSPQHLNYIKEFVDAKKGFSNLTKTRAQVIKKLNDSTFYRYDETNFGKYYLTNTSLQQRQKSISFFYSLGSGYITDYFMEMQNINALSSIYTGVNYRAYLDALASVKYFAAEKNQEQYRPYGFDKKVYDSEKFSVFQSDLYLPLGYTYNQQISQKDFNNASAIEKQQMLMQGVYIDDDIQSFQLNNAQVSLANQQVPYQIVHSDGIRKTTQGFDVIKKNAKLTIRFNPVVESELYLLFHDLSFLPYKNEKEKYVNQAKISISSHNIKDTIILKNKYHTYYNGTENFLMNLGYSRENRNEITIEFKTIGSYICKDMSVETLPMKQFDYQVKELKENCLENVEMGVNTVSGTIHTEENKFLCFSIPYSDGWKAYVNGKEVELYRANIMYMGLPLEKGKHTIQLVYSTPYLKQGVIISGIGIISFLGIIYYERKKKIIRIC
- a CDS encoding DUF975 family protein; translated protein: MNIQKIKARAGQIQNLNRAQYMRILLMLVLLELIPNLFDIGEDILSRLLYLIISIAFIAVAHGYVISSLKMVRNQSQMLADDDAFVGFKRFKELFSTYLLTNIVTIVLGMVAMFILTVFLGIIIGSTAGLPSEAVLLNDYTQIVSYLTNLPVSILATFMLFYLLLIVIVFVISSYMFAVPYLLERYHMTNLNAIKESFRLMKGHILDFIKLNLSFLGWMVLIILVQSFIGGFLAFLPVLGSLIAAIIAGVISVYTYMPRYQLSRAIFFEELAYYRYEQNQSYDGDEQHV
- a CDS encoding phosphatase PAP2 family protein; amino-acid sequence: MKTILHNIHRLDLRLSFYMTHLYQHSILNNTMKFISSCGNFGIIWLIVTGISFLNPAMRSMAIHILMALIASALIGQITIKSLIQRKRPCHLYPDIQLLIPTPHDTSFPSSHTTSAFACSTVLFLFFPTLGIFAYLFAFLTGLSRIYLFVHFLSDVICGMILGISIGIIIYCI